From Candidatus Nucleicultrix amoebiphila FS5, a single genomic window includes:
- a CDS encoding ABC transporter permease, whose product MIVDLIDQAFLFLPLALGIYFSYSILKIPDLTVEGSFILGASLFAAVLERGGGPILATVSALAGGGLSGLTVSLIQSKNRISPLIAGILMVFILNALSLIIMQTPLISLSTKLFLFEGTFLPLSRFTALVLITVLVGSVLAWVLHSRFGLVLRAYGQNRVLLALYGKNPEIYRRTGLIIGNMLAALSGILTAYANGYADVNMGIGLALIGIGTVILGHQLQHHFLKKTSEVLGLLFCVLGVTLYFLVFNLFLMIGVEPLYLKLLVGVFLIAILWNRAPEALRGGNL is encoded by the coding sequence ATGATTGTTGATCTCATCGATCAGGCATTTTTATTTTTACCGTTGGCTCTTGGAATCTATTTCAGTTACAGCATTCTCAAGATTCCAGATTTGACCGTTGAGGGGAGTTTTATCTTAGGAGCCTCTCTTTTTGCGGCAGTTCTTGAGAGGGGAGGTGGACCAATACTGGCCACCGTCTCTGCTTTAGCGGGGGGCGGTCTCAGCGGTTTGACGGTAAGTTTAATCCAAAGCAAAAATCGAATTTCTCCCCTTATTGCTGGGATCTTGATGGTCTTTATTTTGAATGCCTTATCCCTGATTATTATGCAAACACCGTTGATTTCTCTATCAACAAAGCTGTTTCTTTTTGAGGGAACGTTTCTGCCCTTAAGTCGTTTTACGGCTTTAGTTCTGATCACTGTGTTGGTGGGGAGCGTTCTTGCGTGGGTTCTTCATTCCAGGTTTGGACTCGTTTTAAGGGCCTATGGACAGAACCGTGTCTTGCTTGCTCTCTATGGTAAAAATCCAGAAATTTATCGACGCACAGGATTGATTATCGGCAATATGCTTGCGGCTCTTTCGGGTATCTTAACGGCCTATGCCAATGGGTATGCAGATGTGAATATGGGAATTGGCCTAGCGTTAATAGGCATTGGTACAGTAATTCTTGGTCATCAACTTCAACATCATTTTCTCAAAAAAACGTCTGAAGTTTTAGGCTTACTGTTTTGTGTGTTGGGTGTGACGCTCTATTTCCTCGTGTTTAATTTGTTTTTAATGATTGGTGTGGAGCCTCTTTATTTAAAGTTGCTGGTGGGCGTGTTTCTTATTGCCATTCTTTGGAATCGCGCTCCTGAAGCGTTGCGTGGAGGAAATCTCTGA
- a CDS encoding ATP-binding cassette domain-containing protein codes for MSYLELQHVTFKDKNRNRKILDNLSLVIEKGDFVILLGSNGSGKTSLIRLIQGLYRPSQGKLLFENEDLAERSLDSIARDIITLTQDMVMTTFEGLTVLENCLMATLRHQRANLKISQKTERAFFKDYLKDFHRSLPGHLDTPTGHLSGGERQLLSLGLCLLNPPKILLLDEHTSALDPRASALVLEKTMNVIQGNKITALMTTHKIEQALSLGNRLIVMKDGKIIEDIGEKDKKKLKEKDIWSFYEETVSFS; via the coding sequence ATGTCTTATTTAGAACTCCAACACGTCACCTTTAAAGATAAAAACCGGAATCGCAAGATTTTGGATAATCTTTCTCTTGTTATTGAAAAAGGCGATTTTGTCATATTGCTGGGCAGTAACGGATCGGGAAAGACGAGCTTAATACGTCTTATTCAAGGTCTTTATCGTCCCTCTCAAGGGAAGCTTTTATTTGAAAATGAAGACCTTGCGGAGCGCTCCCTCGACTCTATTGCGCGTGATATTATTACGTTAACGCAAGATATGGTCATGACAACCTTTGAAGGATTAACGGTTCTTGAAAATTGTTTAATGGCAACCTTGCGTCATCAAAGGGCGAATCTGAAAATTAGTCAAAAAACCGAAAGAGCTTTTTTTAAGGACTATTTGAAAGATTTTCATCGTTCATTGCCAGGACATTTGGATACCCCAACGGGTCATTTATCGGGAGGAGAGCGTCAATTGTTGAGCCTGGGTTTATGTTTATTGAACCCTCCTAAAATTTTACTGTTGGATGAACACACGAGTGCTCTTGATCCACGCGCGTCAGCATTAGTTCTTGAGAAAACGATGAATGTAATTCAGGGAAATAAAATTACGGCCTTGATGACCACCCATAAAATTGAGCAAGCCTTGAGTTTAGGCAATCGACTTATCGTTATGAAGGACGGAAAAATTATCGAAGATATTGGGGAAAAAGATAAGAAAAAGCTTAAAGAAAAGGATATCTGGTCCTTTTATGAGGAGACTGTTTCTTTTTCTTAA
- a CDS encoding class I SAM-dependent methyltransferase: protein MWLDVIQYYNFYKSDLGEACRRVVMRKIHEIWPHVKGQIVAGVGYSNPYLSLFKEDARATFSFMPGPMGVMSWPKDAKNLAALIEENQWPLEDKTIDLLLVVHSFEHTANAHDFLRESWRVLSDGGRLLMIVPNRRGLWSRNVSTPFGHGHPYTGRQLYDLLENAFFTPSNPQYCLHMPPFNSFVSLQFYEALESLGQNWSKKFGGLVVLEAQKQVISLRKKPIPKWGPHVFVPKPLS from the coding sequence ATGTGGCTTGACGTTATCCAGTATTATAATTTTTACAAAAGCGACCTTGGAGAGGCCTGCCGTCGTGTTGTTATGCGTAAAATTCATGAAATTTGGCCCCATGTTAAAGGTCAAATTGTAGCAGGGGTTGGATACTCAAACCCCTATCTCTCCCTTTTTAAAGAAGACGCCCGCGCAACTTTCTCTTTTATGCCTGGCCCCATGGGCGTTATGTCTTGGCCAAAAGATGCCAAGAACCTCGCAGCTTTGATTGAAGAAAATCAATGGCCTTTAGAAGACAAGACGATTGATTTACTGCTTGTGGTTCATAGTTTTGAACATACGGCCAATGCCCATGATTTTTTAAGAGAGTCTTGGCGTGTTCTCAGTGATGGCGGTCGACTACTTATGATTGTTCCCAATAGACGCGGTCTATGGTCTCGGAACGTTTCGACGCCTTTTGGTCATGGACATCCTTATACAGGAAGACAGCTGTATGATTTGCTTGAAAATGCTTTTTTTACACCGTCAAACCCTCAATATTGCTTGCATATGCCCCCCTTCAACTCTTTTGTTAGTCTTCAATTTTATGAAGCTTTGGAAAGCCTAGGACAGAATTGGTCAAAGAAATTTGGGGGACTTGTCGTTTTGGAAGCTCAAAAACAGGTCATTTCTTTAAGAAAAAAACCAATCCCTAAATGGGGTCCCCATGTCTTTGTTCCCAAGCCATTAAGCTAA
- a CDS encoding DUF2125 domain-containing protein: MRFSKKTVFIFVVCLSVFGGGYGFIWKRASNELHQIVTRFTEDAQKNGFTIHYDTIYYTGFPFEIMAVLQNPHLKSNKVEQSDAFVEGNLILKTQIWRPQTLAIQTQGKVTYKLKIFPSQSPLDLNITAANVKGTKSLWGKDIVEFSSQNLSLKTSNEEVKLRELGFALNTNLEQSENEDPYTFNLFIDDLIWTVSQQFPLPNKIDHVYLEGSFNRMISLNEPTAALIAKDWYKNGGNLDCGKILLKWGSLNLEGNGAVSLDSNLQPLIAFSAKIGGLENLLTALVKGKFISPKTESIAKIALNLLKESDPEDHTRTYHSASISLQEGVLSLGPVDLLKFAPIRW; this comes from the coding sequence TTGAGATTTTCAAAAAAAACTGTCTTTATTTTTGTCGTTTGCTTGAGTGTCTTTGGGGGAGGTTACGGCTTTATTTGGAAGCGCGCTTCCAATGAATTACATCAAATCGTCACGCGATTTACGGAAGACGCACAAAAGAATGGTTTCACTATTCACTACGATACGATTTATTATACGGGCTTTCCTTTTGAAATCATGGCAGTTCTTCAAAACCCGCATCTAAAATCAAACAAAGTTGAACAGAGTGACGCGTTTGTAGAAGGTAATTTAATTTTAAAAACTCAGATTTGGAGACCGCAAACCTTGGCCATTCAAACCCAAGGAAAAGTCACTTACAAATTGAAAATATTTCCTAGCCAGTCTCCTCTTGATTTAAATATTACGGCTGCCAATGTAAAAGGTACAAAAAGCCTTTGGGGGAAAGATATCGTCGAATTTTCTAGCCAAAACCTCTCCCTTAAAACGTCTAACGAAGAAGTAAAGTTAAGAGAGTTGGGATTTGCCCTAAACACCAATCTTGAACAAAGCGAAAACGAAGATCCTTATACTTTTAATCTTTTTATCGATGATTTGATATGGACGGTTTCCCAACAATTTCCCTTACCCAATAAAATTGACCACGTGTATTTAGAAGGCAGTTTCAATCGTATGATTAGCCTCAATGAACCAACAGCAGCTTTGATAGCCAAAGATTGGTATAAAAACGGGGGGAACCTTGATTGTGGTAAAATTCTTCTAAAATGGGGAAGCTTGAATCTCGAAGGCAACGGCGCTGTCTCTCTTGATTCAAATTTACAACCTCTGATAGCTTTTTCTGCAAAAATTGGCGGACTTGAAAATTTACTGACCGCGCTTGTAAAAGGAAAATTTATCTCTCCCAAGACAGAATCGATCGCCAAAATTGCTCTCAATCTTTTGAAAGAATCCGATCCTGAAGATCATACGCGCACTTATCATTCTGCATCGATTAGCCTACAGGAAGGTGTGCTGTCTTTAGGTCCCGTCGATTTGCTTAAGTTCGCTCCCATACGTTGGTAA
- a CDS encoding lysophospholipid acyltransferase family protein, with amino-acid sequence MLFLRSLLFNILFYIWTTFVVCLSLPGFILGRRYTITCSILWGHGTQFLLKYINGITYEIRGRHHIKKGPYIFACKHQSAWDTTMIEVIAPYSAIILKKELTWIPFFGWLLIRCGFIKIDRSKGKSTIPLMVGEGQKNIDKGISIFVFPEGTRRAVDAPPNYRYGIVAMYERLNTPVIPIALNAGYFWPRRRFIKNPGHIIVDILPPINPGLTKTKFLKALELSIETACKNIKPKETPL; translated from the coding sequence ATGCTTTTTCTCAGATCCTTACTCTTTAATATACTGTTTTATATTTGGACAACTTTTGTTGTTTGCCTTTCACTTCCTGGTTTTATTCTGGGACGCCGATACACAATCACTTGCTCTATTCTTTGGGGGCATGGCACTCAATTTCTCTTAAAGTACATTAATGGAATTACGTATGAAATTCGTGGACGTCACCACATAAAAAAAGGTCCTTATATTTTTGCGTGTAAACATCAGTCTGCTTGGGATACAACGATGATAGAAGTGATTGCCCCCTACTCGGCAATTATTTTAAAAAAGGAACTTACCTGGATTCCCTTTTTTGGATGGCTCTTGATACGCTGTGGTTTTATAAAAATTGATCGCTCTAAAGGAAAAAGTACAATTCCTCTCATGGTTGGAGAAGGACAAAAGAACATCGATAAAGGAATCTCTATCTTTGTTTTTCCTGAAGGCACACGCAGAGCTGTTGATGCGCCTCCTAACTATCGTTATGGCATCGTTGCCATGTATGAGCGTTTGAACACCCCCGTTATTCCAATTGCTTTAAACGCTGGATATTTCTGGCCACGACGCCGCTTCATAAAAAATCCAGGACATATTATTGTGGATATTCTTCCGCCTATTAATCCTGGTCTCACGAAAACAAAATTTCTTAAAGCTTTGGAATTAAGTATTGAAACTGCCTGTAAAAACATAAAGCCAAAGGAGACACCTCTTTGA
- a CDS encoding YdcF family protein — protein MKWFFSALTLLALLWIAGGVWFVQTLPQHQDWHTKTDVIVVLTGGKNRIEVSVDLLDKNLGGKLFISGVDPSVKDKNDLSARNLPQGLLEAIDLGYESKNTYENALEVADWVQKHNYQSIRLVTSDYHLRRSYMELRSYLPQVQILPHAVISFKTHKDWWTFDNIAFMVGEYNKYIEAFVRFELNNIFRSLIN, from the coding sequence ATGAAGTGGTTTTTTAGTGCTCTTACCCTCCTGGCTTTACTGTGGATCGCAGGGGGGGTGTGGTTTGTGCAAACGCTTCCTCAACATCAGGATTGGCACACAAAAACCGACGTCATTGTTGTATTAACCGGAGGAAAAAATCGCATTGAAGTCTCCGTTGATCTTCTCGATAAAAATCTGGGAGGAAAGTTATTTATTTCAGGCGTAGACCCTTCGGTTAAAGACAAAAACGACTTGAGCGCCCGTAATCTGCCCCAAGGCCTTTTGGAGGCTATTGACTTAGGATACGAGTCAAAAAACACCTACGAAAATGCCTTAGAAGTGGCGGATTGGGTTCAAAAACACAATTATCAAAGCATTCGTTTGGTGACTTCTGATTACCACTTAAGGCGCAGTTATATGGAACTTCGTTCCTATCTGCCCCAAGTACAAATCCTTCCCCATGCAGTAATCAGTTTTAAAACTCATAAAGATTGGTGGACCTTTGATAACATCGCGTTTATGGTCGGGGAATATAATAAGTACATTGAAGCTTTTGTACGATTTGAATTGAACAATATTTTTAGGAGCCTGATCAACTAA
- a CDS encoding cell division protein FtsX, whose translation MAEHPEIIPFKQHNSSRFLPWIIALMIYMGILALGITVVTQKVLENWSLGLKNGFIVEILHQTNHESLPSSTEQQKVVLDILQQIPDVEKAQVIATSEPGANTPTLIDVKMKSNKTVDLSQLERELKHVLPNIVVRDQAELRQNLLVIGRTIFATALIFSCVIAATTMITIAFATYSGLITHQPVIDVLRLLGANDRYIAQHFQKHALHLSFRGSLLAILLSGMSVFFLSKFIESTSMSLFQQHTEFFEIWFIIFLTPLFMMLMTLIASRMTVLFALAKRV comes from the coding sequence ATGGCTGAACATCCAGAAATTATTCCTTTTAAACAGCATAACTCTTCACGCTTCCTTCCATGGATTATAGCGTTGATGATTTATATGGGCATTTTAGCCTTGGGCATAACTGTAGTGACTCAAAAAGTTCTTGAGAACTGGAGCCTCGGCTTAAAAAATGGCTTTATTGTAGAAATTCTCCATCAAACCAATCATGAATCATTACCGTCTTCTACGGAACAACAAAAGGTTGTCTTAGATATTCTCCAGCAAATTCCCGATGTGGAAAAAGCGCAAGTTATCGCCACGTCAGAGCCTGGCGCAAACACACCAACGCTCATCGATGTAAAGATGAAGTCTAATAAAACAGTGGATCTCTCTCAGCTTGAGCGTGAATTAAAACATGTCCTTCCGAATATCGTTGTCCGTGATCAAGCAGAATTACGTCAAAATCTACTCGTGATCGGGCGTACAATCTTTGCAACTGCTCTTATTTTTTCATGCGTGATTGCCGCCACAACGATGATCACGATCGCTTTTGCGACTTATTCTGGACTCATTACACATCAGCCCGTGATTGATGTTTTGAGACTATTGGGAGCAAACGATCGTTATATTGCCCAACACTTTCAAAAACATGCCTTGCACCTCTCATTTCGAGGCAGTCTCTTAGCAATCCTTTTATCCGGCATGAGCGTGTTTTTTTTAAGTAAATTTATTGAATCCACCTCTATGTCACTTTTTCAACAGCACACTGAATTTTTTGAGATCTGGTTTATTATTTTTCTGACCCCTCTTTTCATGATGCTCATGACTTTAATTGCTTCGCGCATGACTGTTCTGTTTGCATTGGCTAAAAGAGTCTAG
- a CDS encoding cell division ATP-binding protein FtsE has product MSIVTEEIIHFKRVSLRYENGFEVFKDITFRLYPGSFYFLTGPSGAGKSSLLKLMYLGYRGYRGSIQIFGKDFINIKHKEVPDYRKNIGVVFQDFYLLDHLSILDNVALAKVIHGSNWSDSRKKAKEILEWIGIGDHLNHFPTTLSGGQKQRVVIARAVINRPKLLLADEPTGNVDDENAVRLMHLFEELNRMGTTVVIATHNRDIATLFPHPEIRLEKGVLKTYVPEPEEKTIRYG; this is encoded by the coding sequence ATGTCTATTGTGACTGAAGAAATTATACACTTTAAACGAGTCAGCCTACGCTATGAAAATGGCTTTGAGGTGTTTAAGGATATTACGTTTCGCCTTTATCCTGGCTCATTTTATTTTTTAACCGGCCCCAGCGGCGCTGGCAAGTCTTCTCTTTTGAAGCTCATGTATTTGGGTTATCGAGGCTATAGAGGATCCATCCAAATTTTTGGCAAAGATTTTATCAATATCAAACATAAGGAAGTGCCTGATTATCGTAAAAACATTGGGGTTGTCTTCCAGGATTTCTATCTTTTAGATCACTTGAGCATCTTGGACAATGTCGCCCTTGCCAAGGTCATTCATGGCTCTAACTGGAGTGACAGTCGAAAAAAGGCAAAAGAGATTTTAGAGTGGATTGGTATTGGCGATCATTTAAACCATTTTCCAACCACTCTTTCCGGAGGTCAAAAACAACGCGTTGTGATTGCGCGTGCTGTGATTAATCGACCGAAATTACTGTTAGCTGACGAGCCTACGGGTAATGTTGATGATGAAAATGCTGTTCGTTTAATGCATCTCTTTGAAGAATTGAACCGTATGGGGACAACAGTGGTGATCGCAACCCATAATCGCGATATTGCGACTCTGTTCCCCCATCCTGAGATACGCCTTGAAAAGGGTGTTCTCAAAACCTACGTCCCTGAACCTGAAGAAAAGACAATTCGCTATGGCTGA
- a CDS encoding MJ0042-type zinc finger domain-containing protein: MIITCPECDRRYMTDNQSLGDVGRDVRCVGCGHQWFQENIRISEQTDVLDLDLEEPEEENTGSILKKLIFVFVFLGLIVASFSFVIFKREWVTRLIPESKIIFENMGFSSKKTNLSIVMDNIATLQKTDKGVIQFFLVGDIKNIADGIRQIPPLKVKVMGRCDAASWTSKIEAKLKGDTECTLDQWQHDWHETRLPAGEKLSFETQSRPQIEGMQNIRVDF, from the coding sequence ATGATTATTACCTGTCCTGAATGTGATCGACGTTATATGACCGATAACCAGTCCTTAGGCGACGTCGGACGTGATGTTCGTTGTGTTGGTTGTGGACACCAGTGGTTCCAAGAAAATATCCGTATTTCAGAACAGACGGACGTCCTTGATCTGGACTTAGAAGAGCCCGAAGAGGAAAATACAGGATCGATTTTGAAAAAGTTGATTTTTGTTTTTGTTTTTTTAGGATTGATTGTGGCGAGCTTTTCCTTTGTCATTTTTAAGAGAGAATGGGTTACGCGCCTTATTCCTGAATCAAAAATTATTTTTGAGAATATGGGGTTTTCGTCAAAAAAGACAAATTTAAGTATCGTGATGGATAATATTGCAACTTTGCAGAAAACTGACAAAGGTGTCATCCAATTCTTTTTGGTGGGGGACATTAAAAATATTGCGGATGGCATTCGTCAAATTCCACCTTTAAAAGTGAAAGTGATGGGACGATGCGATGCGGCATCATGGACCTCAAAGATTGAAGCGAAATTGAAGGGTGACACTGAGTGCACTTTGGATCAGTGGCAGCATGATTGGCATGAAACACGTCTACCAGCTGGTGAAAAACTTAGTTTTGAAACCCAGTCTCGCCCTCAAATTGAGGGGATGCAAAATATTCGCGTTGACTTTTGA
- a CDS encoding D-sedoheptulose 7-phosphate isomerase gives MKRSEGQALKTITNVFDLDTFFSNEFAEHQEVFTKTQLAVQNAFAHLVTAAAESIRNGGKLIFFGNGGSAADAQHLATELTVRYRHNRPAIAAMALTTDTSALTAIGNDLGFEHLFSRQLEAIAKPDDLIIAISTSGKSPNVIEALKTAQTLKIKAAGFTGGDGGLMKDYADPLLIVPSKTTSRIQEMHIFLGQMLCAALEYALGLDEESLKK, from the coding sequence ATGAAAAGATCTGAAGGTCAGGCATTAAAGACAATAACTAATGTTTTTGATCTAGACACTTTTTTCTCAAACGAATTTGCTGAACATCAAGAGGTTTTTACTAAAACACAATTAGCTGTGCAGAATGCTTTTGCACACCTTGTAACCGCTGCCGCAGAGTCCATTCGAAATGGTGGAAAGCTGATATTCTTTGGTAATGGGGGAAGTGCAGCAGATGCTCAGCATTTAGCAACCGAACTGACCGTACGTTATCGTCATAATCGTCCAGCAATCGCTGCCATGGCTTTGACAACGGATACATCAGCTTTGACGGCTATTGGGAATGACTTAGGGTTTGAACATCTTTTTTCTCGCCAACTGGAAGCCATCGCCAAGCCAGACGATCTGATTATTGCTATTAGTACATCGGGTAAAAGTCCAAATGTTATTGAAGCCCTAAAGACTGCTCAGACTTTAAAGATTAAAGCGGCGGGTTTTACGGGGGGTGATGGGGGGCTTATGAAAGATTATGCGGATCCCCTCTTGATCGTGCCTTCAAAAACCACCAGTCGAATACAAGAGATGCATATATTTCTTGGGCAGATGCTTTGTGCCGCCCTTGAATACGCCTTAGGACTTGATGAAGAAAGCCTTAAAAAATGA
- the rfaE1 gene encoding D-glycero-beta-D-manno-heptose-7-phosphate kinase: MTLLHHFSDIIHKFEKTRLLCLGDVMMDCFIYGNVQRISPEAPVPVFSVARKTYVLGGAGNVVRNLAMLGVNVSFSALVGNDYAGEQVASLLQELGKVKAELYKDQNRPTTLKTRYIAGGQQLMRADQETTITLSSQHQQEIKDYFKKSMDDVDGVILSDYHKGFLAPDLLRELIKIAKEKGKTIIVDPKGHDYSIYKGVTILTPNVKELAQATRMPVSTPEEVVEAARYLMSQFNFENVLVTRGAQGMALVTKTDEPYFIEAHALEVYDVSGAGDTVIAVLSASLAAGADIKEAVRLANIAAGIVVAKVGTATVTRNELTSQLEQEEGGLPQEKVLSWQELADRMIDWHRRGLKVGFTNGCYDLIHSGHLSLLGQAKTRCDRLVVGLNTDASVSRLKGPTRPVNKEQDRAFVLASLTNVDAVVLFDQDTPLDLIKHMRPDLLVKGEDYTLDKVVGAQEVMSWGGTVFLAELKDGYSTTNTIKKLSA; encoded by the coding sequence ATGACACTTCTCCACCATTTTTCTGATATTATTCATAAATTTGAAAAGACCAGGCTTTTGTGCTTGGGAGATGTAATGATGGATTGCTTTATTTATGGCAATGTTCAAAGGATATCTCCCGAAGCACCGGTACCGGTGTTTAGTGTTGCTCGTAAAACCTATGTTTTAGGAGGCGCTGGTAACGTCGTGCGCAATCTTGCAATGCTTGGTGTCAATGTTTCTTTTTCAGCTTTAGTTGGTAATGACTATGCCGGTGAACAGGTAGCGTCATTGCTGCAAGAGCTAGGAAAAGTTAAAGCCGAATTATATAAAGATCAAAACCGACCCACCACTCTTAAAACGCGCTATATTGCTGGGGGACAGCAGTTAATGCGTGCGGATCAAGAAACCACAATCACTCTTTCGTCTCAGCACCAACAAGAAATTAAAGACTATTTTAAAAAATCCATGGACGACGTCGATGGCGTTATTTTGTCCGACTATCACAAAGGATTTTTGGCGCCGGATCTTTTGAGAGAATTAATAAAAATAGCCAAGGAGAAAGGCAAAACGATCATTGTCGATCCAAAAGGACATGATTACAGCATTTATAAAGGTGTTACGATTTTAACGCCGAATGTTAAAGAGCTGGCACAAGCAACTCGGATGCCTGTATCCACACCAGAAGAAGTGGTCGAGGCAGCGCGATATCTCATGAGCCAATTTAATTTTGAAAATGTACTTGTGACGCGTGGAGCACAAGGAATGGCTTTAGTAACCAAGACTGATGAACCCTATTTTATAGAAGCCCATGCTCTCGAAGTCTATGACGTTTCTGGAGCGGGAGACACGGTGATAGCAGTGCTATCCGCTTCTCTTGCTGCTGGTGCTGATATCAAAGAGGCTGTGAGATTGGCGAATATTGCCGCAGGAATCGTCGTCGCAAAGGTAGGGACTGCAACTGTTACCCGCAATGAATTGACGAGTCAGCTTGAGCAAGAAGAAGGGGGGCTCCCCCAGGAGAAGGTTTTAAGCTGGCAAGAGTTAGCGGATCGAATGATTGACTGGCATCGTCGGGGGCTTAAGGTCGGATTTACCAATGGATGTTATGACCTAATCCATTCCGGTCATCTATCGCTTTTAGGTCAAGCAAAAACGCGCTGTGATCGTTTAGTGGTGGGATTAAACACAGATGCTTCTGTTTCTCGTCTGAAAGGACCTACACGTCCTGTCAATAAAGAGCAAGATCGCGCTTTTGTTCTCGCATCCCTGACCAATGTCGATGCGGTTGTCTTGTTCGATCAGGATACACCCCTTGACCTCATCAAACATATGCGTCCTGACTTATTGGTCAAAGGAGAAGATTATACCCTTGATAAAGTTGTGGGAGCGCAAGAAGTCATGAGTTGGGGAGGGACAGTCTTTTTAGCCGAACTTAAGGACGGGTACAGCACCACCAATACGATTAAGAAGTTATCGGCTTAA